ttaatctatgtccgaaatcacagagacatacttatactatattaaggtcatattaccctctgaacttattttaaaagtaattttctatcccttttcggtctacgtgatactagtttgaaaaaaaaaatcaatcagcgttgggcccacaagatagtgccacgtaggtcgaaaaaggatagaaaatcattgataaaataagttcaggagtaagagcctgtttggctcagcttaaaagctggtcaaactgacttaaaagctgatttttgacttatttagctgtttggcaatactcaaaatagcttattttaagtttaaaaaaaacttattttaagccaaaagttaaaaactggggtaggggtgctttttttttttagcttataagctgttttaagttgaccacatttttatctttttgcccttaatatttttatacaatctccaaattacaacatattcctaacatctctttcttccatttttcccttttcacgtttggcatagcaacttcagcaattttatccaaacacataactgcttattttaaaaataagtttcagcactttcaaaagtacttttttaaagctgcttttattaagctcatccaaacgggccctaataggaccttagtatagtataaatgtgtttttaagatttcgagcatagattaaggggtacttatgcattatctCATTAATAAATAGATGAATAGTACTAATTAATAAATGcattaaattatttgatttgaatGCTCATTAAACTTTCAATTAGTTGTAGGGCAAAATCAAGTCAAAATCAATGCACACAAAACGCTCCAtgaataattgaattatttgaaAAGAATCGACTCAGGGTTGAGCATCGATTACgaattcaataaaatttaataattttaatttaatttttataattattataattaaataataaattatttatttcagaatttaaattttgttattattttttaaagaaaaagattttgaattgacaaattttaaattaattccgtctatgaaattttctttttttttcttttaaaaaatcatccttattattttttattgacagGCTAAATAGCGAAATTATAATTCTCGGTTGGATAAAATTCGATAACTCTAGCAAAGAATCTGATTCAAATTAGATTTATTTAGTAAATATAAACAACTTATTTGAAATCTATTAATctactcttttttttcattttcgaaCCATTAAATTCAAAActcatcctttttttttttcttttgttttcattttgaattttgtgtcaAAAGCAAGTTTAATaagtcaaaatatttgaaaaataattacaaaaaatgaGACAAATGCAATATTTTACATCAATCTCCATCatcaatcaaatattttataaagtaaaaacaCCTTTTAGAATCAtccatgaaaatttatttttgtcattttttgcCTTTTATTGTCagtctattttttattttttatttgatcatCAAATTTATCTGAAAttatcttattaattattaatcttTAACTcgtttatgaaagagttttaaCTTTcataaactaaaactaaaagacAATCGAATTTAACATTATTAATCCAATATTATTTCACAACTCACAAGTAAGatctagaaaaaataataatgtttaCATAGttacacatattttttaaaagaaaaaaaaatactatttctAATAATAACATGTAATTATACGTACTAAATAAGATTACATTCTTTAGATTATCTTTTTGAAAGGATTGTAAGTGCCAAACCTTTTATTattagataaatatattttttctgtcGCTAATTATtcgtttatatttttttttattatttgtctattttgacagatttaaaaaaagataattttttaaatcaattacaccctcaattaattatttaaaaatttgttgaaaatattaaaattttaattcatttactTCATAATAAGTagggataaaatgataaattcacatatcaattattaatttttaataggTGTGCCAATTTAAAAATACGCAAATAATTAGAAACAGGAGGAATGGTAAATTACTTCTAGCTAAGTGATCATCTCTACACAATATTCTTTTCAGAATtcgaataatttaaatttagaaCATTTCGCCTTAAAGAAAGTAAAACActtcatatcaaatataattcCATACGCATaactcaaactcaaaatattaCGCTAACTACTCATTCATTCTTAATAAAACACAACAACAAAGTTTCATaacaaaacaaattaataatacaTTATCTTATTTCCTAAGACAAACTAGAAAACAAAGCTTCACAAATCTCAGTAAAAACATCAATAATTACCTCATGATGATATTgtgaatttaattttaaaaaacattttaataaattttcaagTTCTTTTGCACCAAATATTTGATTTTCCATAATCATTTCCAACATTGAATTTCTAAAATCACCATAAGGGTCTTTTGATTTCTTCACCACCGCAAGACTACCCTTTACGCCACCTCTCGCCGCCCTCCGCCGCCGCGGTTTTCGCCGGAGAGAATATTCCGATGAATCAGAATTTGTAAATGACCTTGATGAGAAAAGGGTATTATTGTCATCTTCATCAcattcactttcttcatcactaCTAAAAATAcctttataatgaaaattagcaaattcttcatcaaaattagtaaatctttttatttttgaatttgtcattttcttgaattttttcttcttatttttcttcttggaattcttttcataatatttagaGTTGCAATTCTCTTGAGAATACTCATCATGAGGAAAAATTGGTGATGCTGGAGGGCATTTTTGTCCATTTGTATccactataaaaaaaaagacgATTTTAGTCAGGATGTTATTCAACACTGCTTcgtaaaaaaacaaacaaaaaaaatacacatactatatatatcaatttattttaatatgttataacatgttgattatcattatcattttagTCAGcgcataaaatttaaatttttttcgtaCATGTACGTGTAAGTATAGTATGCTAGAAAatgatgcatatatatatatgatttatattacTCGAATTCTCTAAAAATACATAGTCTTTGATTAGTTAAAAgtatattcaataattttaaaaaagatttttgcCGTAACACATCATGCAAAAGTAAATAATGAATTCGAGACAAGAAATATAGTATAGCCTAgaaaacaacatataatatcGAAACCAAAACTCACTTACAAGTCGTATTGTGACAATAGACCGATACTGCTGCTTGTAAAAAATTTCTGCGTACACCACTGATCGGAAGTGGATTTTGAGGGCATTTGTGTCTAAACATGGAAGGAAATGGAGTTGGTTTTGGAGAGAAAAGATCAACTAATTGATAATGTTgatgattttgagtttgaaaaactgattttttattattatcaatatCATCAGAAATATTCTTGGATTTACAAGAACCAAATGATGATTTAAACAAACtagaaattttcattttaaatctattttccatttgaaaagacaaaaagaaaaagaagatgaagaagaggagagaattttttttattttttttgaaattgaagagAGAATTATTATACAATTATTAGGGTATGAGTGGGagacttatatatatataatataaagtataaTTGATCATGAAGagaacaatttttaaaaaaatgtgtaatttttttttatttttttttaaaaaaggtcaGATAGTGCAACTTTTTGCTgtttttttgtcctttttattGTCCCTTTTTAACACACAAAATTCAATCTCATCTAATTTAGTCCACCTTAACTTTTTTCcctgaaatatgaaaaaagttcatgtataTAGGTCTTAATCAATAgacttttcaataaattaattaattgagatcattaataaaataataaagacaTATTTGTTCAACTTCCTATATTTTAGGGACACATTTAGTCATTTCTTGCTTATCGTGATAATAATATTCTCAGTATATTTTTTACGAGTAGAATTTAAGAGAAGAGTGTATATATTACGCATTTCGTATGGAGTTGAGAGGTAGATTCTGATGGATCCTcgattcaatatttttttgtttttgagaaaatgattCGAACTCAATGCATGGGTAAACTATGATGAAACATTTCTTGTTtattataataacaacataTCGAGTATACTTTTACAAGTAAGGTTCAGGAAAGGGGATTGTGTACGCATATCCTACCTTTACCTTTGTGATATAAAGAAATTTcgattgaaaaattattatttcagaATTTGAAATAAGTGTACGAGTAAAAAACTATGATGAAGTGTTTCTTGATTAGTAATTGCCTAATTGAGTTAATTAGgagttttaattaaattaattacacATTTGGACCAACTATTAAACGATAAAGACATACATGAGCTAAATTATGGACAAAGACTCCAATTTCAAGTACTTTAAAGATATGTTTTATCTTTTCCTATATAATAATTCGTGAAGAACTgaagatagaaaaataatttttgataaacTTTCGACACAcagtaaaataattataaggAATTCGAAAGTTTGAATATAGCAACAACATGTCTTATCACTAAAaagtttgattaattaaaaGCACCAAACAtgctatatataattataatactaCTAGAAGTCTAGAAATAGAATGTAGGGGACCAATTATggagaaaaaattcaaattaaatgagATGTTAGTAGTACTTGTTGATATTTTGAATTCAAACTACAAAGGATATTTCTAATaatacttttttgaaaaattaaaattcaaataaataaaataataaattaatttatgatcCAACTAATTAACGTTCCAAACAGAAACAATAAAGTAGTAATTAatatagtaattaaaaaaaaagataatatatagTCAATGAAAACATTCTGCTGAAAAACAGGATCCAACTCacttaatatgaataaataaaataaaatttgttattttttttgtaaaataatcaTGGTTATGGAGATTTACAATGCTCGAAGTgttgaattctttttttttttaatgtaaaaagaagtatattcaacatataaaatttatgaattttgaattttagggTAGAATATCAATTAggtttgaaataatatataaaattaggaTATGATTGCAAATTCCAAATTctccaacaacaaaaaaaaatgattaatttgggatttcaaaaaataaataaattttacaaaaggAGATTATTCGTACCAGCGATGTGTATTTAAAAgtttgttatatttatttataaaagaaatatgaaaatatgtgaTTTATAAATGTGACGCCTTAGGATATTCTGATATCTTGTTTTAcgaattatattttgttcatttgataagattgtataaaaattgaGGAAAATCTAAATTGCATATTCAAACAAAACTTTTAACTTCGTATCATGATTTCATACTATACGTCGGAACAAACCCTAAgtataaaacattaaaacaacaaaagattgaattatttttgttctaaaaaaacattttaccCAAATATTTGAGACCTATCCCAAAGACTCAAAATGACTACTATTTGTCAATAAATATCCAATGGAATTGCAAAAGAAGCAATACAACTACTCCACTTAATCACTTTCCCAAGTAACAAAAACCATAATAATATCtccaaaaatatgaaatttccaAAGTCTTTGATATTAGAATTTTACTAAACTCCAAACAAGAAACTCCTTGAGTACACTTTCCCATCATGAGAAATAAAAGAGTGTATTGAACAAGTTATTATTactcttatttttaatattattatatcagaTTCGATACGAAAGTTACATGTGTTTATAGAGCATTTATCTATAAATTCTCTAAGGGTCAATGGGTGCAAAAAACATAAACTCATTATATATAATCATCAAAATGATAATCTAGTAAACTAAAAAGTGTTTAAATGTTGTAGTCGTCCTTAGTTTTTTCTTTCCACAATTAGATCACTCgtgaattttataattttaaaaataaaactgatTACCTgctataacaaataaatatgtgaattttataattttaaaataaaactgaTTATCTGTTATAACAAATAAAGATGACTTGATGGTATAAACACTTCCTTATACTAACAACATATATAagttaaacataattaaaattaataattaaggaaAATCTTGAGATAATTGATAAAGTTATTgttaatataattaagaaatcgAAGATTTGAGCCATGAAAATAACTTctaacaaaaatacaatattatattattgcgTACAATAGACTCGTATGATCGAATCcttttaaatctttttgaaatgtgAGATTCAAAGATGGGAAGACAAAGGTAAAATTGTCACTTTTTTCATGTTCTTATATGTTAATAACAGTAAATTAAATTGCCCTATATTTGGAATATTTGTCATTATATTTATGTCCTGTTGCTCAGCAGTTTACTGCCTTAGCAAGGAACTATTTACCTTGGAGAGTACTGCATTAACCTCAATCTTTTTAACCTCTCTAGGGTAAAAACTTACCTGCCATATTCATTTAAGGTTCGACTAAATTAGTATTCACGTATTCCAATGCTTATTTTTGAATGTATCGCTctcaacaaaaatatttctatttttataaggAGTTGAACTCGAAATTTCTGATTAAGGGTAGACTAAAATGTGATATATCTTATTACTCTTTAGGGTAAAAACTTATCCGCCGTATTTGTCTTAAGgttcaatatattatta
This portion of the Solanum pennellii chromosome 12, SPENNV200 genome encodes:
- the LOC107006655 gene encoding transcription repressor OFP8, with amino-acid sequence MENRFKMKISSLFKSSFGSCKSKNISDDIDNNKKSVFQTQNHQHYQLVDLFSPKPTPFPSMFRHKCPQNPLPISGVRRNFLQAAVSVYCHNTTLDTNGQKCPPASPIFPHDEYSQENCNSKYYEKNSKKKNKKKKFKKMTNSKIKRFTNFDEEFANFHYKGIFSSDEESECDEDDNNTLFSSRSFTNSDSSEYSLRRKPRRRRAARGGVKGSLAVVKKSKDPYGDFRNSMLEMIMENQIFGAKELENLLKCFLKLNSQYHHEVIIDVFTEICEALFSSLS